A window of Lacibacter sediminis contains these coding sequences:
- a CDS encoding nuclear transport factor 2 family protein, with product MRLLRFISLVLLAVILFGTANAQDAKQKHQDKELFQTILKLDSTWFASFNKDISVFSSYIDSTLEFYHDGSGLTFYADNVAAFKRMKDRTPDLTRELLIETMEVYPIPGYGAVQIAQHRFCHMENGKMDCGVFKFIHTWKKTEQGWKVTRIISVDH from the coding sequence ATGCGACTACTTCGTTTCATTTCGCTCGTTCTACTTGCTGTTATTTTATTTGGTACTGCAAATGCACAAGATGCAAAACAGAAGCACCAGGATAAAGAATTGTTTCAAACAATTTTAAAATTAGACAGCACATGGTTTGCGTCCTTCAACAAAGATATTTCTGTTTTCAGTAGCTATATTGATTCAACACTTGAGTTTTACCACGACGGAAGCGGACTTACTTTTTATGCAGATAATGTTGCTGCATTCAAAAGAATGAAAGACAGAACTCCTGATCTTACCAGGGAGTTATTAATTGAAACGATGGAGGTTTACCCCATTCCGGGTTATGGTGCAGTGCAGATAGCTCAACATCGTTTCTGTCATATGGAAAATGGAAAAATGGATTGTGGTGTATTCAAGTTTATTCACACCTGGAAAAAAACAGAACAGGGTTGGAAGGTGACACGCATCATCAGCGTAGATCATTAA